The Brasilonema sennae CENA114 genome includes a region encoding these proteins:
- a CDS encoding WD40 repeat domain-containing protein, which translates to MVSGTSFSPDGKMLATASLDKTVKLWDPTTGQVIKTLSGHTNMVSGTSFSPDGKMLATASLDKTVKLWDPTTGQVIKTLSGHTNMVSGHELQPGWQNPGNC; encoded by the coding sequence ATGGTTTCTGGCACGAGCTTCAGCCCGGATGGCAAAATGCTGGCAACTGCTAGTTTAGACAAGACGGTGAAACTGTGGGATCCCACTACTGGTCAAGTCATTAAAACCCTGAGTGGGCATACAAACATGGTTTCTGGCACGAGCTTCAGCCCGGATGGCAAAATGCTGGCAACTGCTAGTTTAGACAAGACGGTGAAACTGTGGGATCCCACTACTGGTCAAGTCATTAAAACCCTGAGTGGGCATACAAACATGGTTTCTGGGCACGAGCTTCAGCCC